Below is a genomic region from Pseudomonas sp. JQ170C.
CGCATCACTCAGCCCGGCTGCCGTCAGTACCGCCACGCCAAGGCTGCTGACCAGTGTCAGGCGTTCAAGCCAGGGGTTGGCCGCCGGCTGTGCGGCCAGGCCGAGCCCGCGCTGGGTGAAAAACGGAATGACCCGCCCGCCCAGCACGGTCATCAACGCCCCGATCAACCACAGCGCCGCCAGCGCACCGCGCCGCTGCAGCGCCTCATCGCCCTTCACCAGCCCCGCCAGGGCGAGCCACTGGCAACCGGCAAGCAGCAGCACCATGACGACAATCGGGTAATTGTTGCGCAGCTTGCGGCGGATGATCGGCCTGGCCAGTGCCAGCGCCACCAGCGGCAGAAACGCCGCCTGCACGACCACCAGGGCGGGCAGGGGCAGGGGGCTGAACCACGCCAGGCGGCCCAGCAACCACAGCAGCACCAGCGCCAGCAGCGGCCGGCCCTTGAGCCCTGGCAGGCCGCTCCAGTTCTGCACCGCCGTCAGCAGGAAACCGGCAATGATCGCCGCGCCAAAGCCGAACAGCATTTCATGCCGATGCCAGGCGAGCATGCCGCCCGTGGGTTCAAGACGAATCGCGCCCGCCAGCCACAGGGCCCAGAGCAGGATGGCCAGCAAGGCAAAAGCGCTGCCAGCCAGAAAGAACGGGCGAAAGCCCAGTCGCCAGAGTGGCAATTGTTCAAGCCAACGCATGGGCGCACTCCTTGTGCAGTTGATGGTGAGCCACCAGGCGCAGCACGTAACCCACTTTGAGCAGGGTCGGGCCGAGGATCACCAGGCTGTGGCCCAGTACCTGAGTGGCGATAGTCAGACGCGCCTGCAAGCCGTAGGCAAGCAACAGACCAACGGTCAACAGGGCAAGCCCGCCCAACAGCAGGTAGCTAGACAGCAGCAACAGGTGACGGGGGTGACTGAACAGGGTGGCCATGATTTTGCCCTCATTCGATTCCGGTAGGACTGATGAGGTACCATCACGAAACGTGCCAGGTATAAACCGCTTGCCTATCAAGGGCCTGGTCATGATGTGGGTCATATTGACCCTGGTTGATTCGAGTCAAAATGACCTTATGCAGTCATTTTGACTCAGCGCTACAGGATGTCCGGTTTGTCCGATTCACTGCACAACCCCTTGCTGCAATACCTCGCCCGCCTGGCGCCTTCCAGCCAGCTGACCATGAAGTACATCCTCCAGGATGCCGCCGACCGGCTGGGCTTCGAGGATTGCGACATCGCCGAGGTGCCCTGGCACCAACTCGAACCGGGTCATGTCACCGCCCTGGTGGCGGCCTTGCGCGCCGACGGCTATGCCCCCAACACCTCGTCGCTGTATGTCAACGCCGTGCGCGGGGTGATGAACGAAGCCTGGCGACTGGGCCTGATCGACCAGGAACAGTTGCTGCGCATTCGCACGGTCAAGCCGACCCAGGGCACACGCCTGCCCACCGGGCGCAACCTCAAGCGCAGCCTGATCCGCGAACTGATGGATGCCTGCGCCGCCGATCCCCGGCCGCAGGGATTGCGCGATGCCGCCGTGATCGCCTTGCTCTATGGCACCGGCATGCGCAAGTCCGAGTCGGTCAACCTGAGCCTGGCCCAGGTCGATTTCAACGAGCGCAGCCTGCAGGTGCTCGGCAAGGGCAACAAGCAACTGATCAAGTACGCCCCCACCTGGGCTTTCGACAAGCTCAATGCCTGGCTGGCCTTTCGTCGCGAGCACCTGCCAGAAGGCCAAGCCGACGACGACTTCCTGTTCAACCGGATTCGCCGCGGCAGCCACATCACCCGCGAGCGCATCACCAAGCATGCGATCTACTACATTGCCCGCCAGCGTGGCACCCAGGTGGGCGTCAAGATCATGCCCCACGACTTTCGCCGCTCCTTCATCACCCGGGTGATCGAGGAGCATGACCTGTCGATTGC
It encodes:
- a CDS encoding NnrS family protein, whose translation is MRWLEQLPLWRLGFRPFFLAGSAFALLAILLWALWLAGAIRLEPTGGMLAWHRHEMLFGFGAAIIAGFLLTAVQNWSGLPGLKGRPLLALVLLWLLGRLAWFSPLPLPALVVVQAAFLPLVALALARPIIRRKLRNNYPIVVMVLLLAGCQWLALAGLVKGDEALQRRGALAALWLIGALMTVLGGRVIPFFTQRGLGLAAQPAANPWLERLTLVSSLGVAVLTAAGLSDAPSLPMAGVFVLLCVLHGLRLWRWYTPGVRKVPLLWSLHLAYLWLLLASLGMAAWHLELGLSQSLASHALSVGAMSAMIVAMMARVSLGHTGRPLQVPGAIVSAFVLVQLAAMLRIGVAPFSHWGLSLSALCWVLAFALFVRHYAPILCAARVDGQPG
- a CDS encoding transmembrane sensor/regulator PpyR encodes the protein MATLFSHPRHLLLLSSYLLLGGLALLTVGLLLAYGLQARLTIATQVLGHSLVILGPTLLKVGYVLRLVAHHQLHKECAHALA
- a CDS encoding site-specific integrase produces the protein MSGLSDSLHNPLLQYLARLAPSSQLTMKYILQDAADRLGFEDCDIAEVPWHQLEPGHVTALVAALRADGYAPNTSSLYVNAVRGVMNEAWRLGLIDQEQLLRIRTVKPTQGTRLPTGRNLKRSLIRELMDACAADPRPQGLRDAAVIALLYGTGMRKSESVNLSLAQVDFNERSLQVLGKGNKQLIKYAPTWAFDKLNAWLAFRREHLPEGQADDDFLFNRIRRGSHITRERITKHAIYYIARQRGTQVGVKIMPHDFRRSFITRVIEEHDLSIAQKLAHHTNIQTTANYDMRDDNERRRAVDRYDY